The following proteins are encoded in a genomic region of Sulfurimonas sp. HSL3-7:
- a CDS encoding DNA polymerase III subunit delta', whose product MIDALGSHIIICDNIEERSALLQQELAPHRVVTFLRDDFKIEDAKSVTAEAYIAEEAIKYLVLAAKTFNVISQNALLKLLEEPPRNIELIIITESKSTLLPTVRSRLKITKEHSAVIREEVDIKLANLNLSTLFSFVKAHDRLSKYDAKLLIESLYRKATVIERLTLSEKQIEIFERSYRLIELNGRLQTILVALLMTFLPKAKRGY is encoded by the coding sequence ATGATTGATGCCCTTGGCAGCCATATTATCATCTGCGACAATATCGAAGAGAGAAGCGCTTTGCTTCAACAGGAACTCGCACCCCACCGTGTCGTCACTTTTTTACGCGATGATTTCAAGATTGAAGATGCCAAATCGGTAACGGCTGAGGCGTACATCGCCGAAGAGGCGATCAAGTACCTTGTACTGGCTGCAAAGACGTTTAATGTCATCTCCCAAAATGCGCTGCTCAAGCTCCTGGAGGAACCCCCTCGAAACATAGAACTGATCATCATCACCGAAAGCAAATCAACGCTTCTTCCTACGGTGAGATCGCGATTGAAGATCACTAAAGAACACTCCGCTGTCATACGCGAAGAGGTTGATATCAAGCTCGCCAACCTTAACCTTTCGACGCTCTTCAGTTTTGTAAAAGCGCATGACCGGCTTTCCAAATATGACGCAAAACTCCTGATCGAATCACTCTACCGAAAAGCAACGGTTATAGAGCGTCTGACTCTGAGTGAAAAGCAGATCGAGATATTTGAGCGGAGCTATCGACTGATCGAACTTAACGGCCGATTGCAGACTATTCTGGTCGCACTGCTGATGACATTTCTTCCAAAGGCTAAACGTGGTTATTGA
- the hemW gene encoding radical SAM family heme chaperone HemW translates to MLIYIHIPFCDSKCHYCSFNSYVDLFHLRERYMQALMVQLKFELKRFKAEKGSIETVFIGGGTPSTVKPELYGPLFELLAPYIKEGAEITSEANPNSATAVWLEGMHALGVNRISFGVQSFNDEKLKKLGRAHKAEEASKALFRAQKAGFEHLSLDLIYGVENDTQALLEHDLNEAFRLPIDHLSAYALTIEEGTPFASTPDVANEKLALTEWFLQRIKERFATYEISNFGNYHSKHNLGYWEYKDYIGLGSGAVGFLKNERFYPSGNVQAYIDNPLDIQSELLGKEAVKTEKIFLGLRSIVGVDEAILSEKEQEKARLLVKEKKLSYRDGHFYNDDYLLSDELALFIQQ, encoded by the coding sequence ATGCTTATATACATTCACATTCCCTTCTGCGATTCCAAATGCCACTACTGCAGCTTTAACTCCTATGTCGATCTTTTCCATTTGAGAGAGCGCTATATGCAGGCACTTATGGTGCAGCTGAAATTCGAACTAAAACGTTTTAAAGCTGAAAAAGGGAGTATTGAAACCGTTTTTATCGGCGGGGGCACCCCTTCAACCGTCAAACCGGAACTCTATGGACCGCTGTTTGAACTTTTGGCTCCTTATATCAAAGAGGGGGCGGAAATAACCTCAGAAGCCAACCCCAACAGTGCCACTGCAGTTTGGCTTGAGGGGATGCATGCGCTGGGAGTCAATCGCATCAGTTTCGGCGTACAGAGTTTCAATGACGAAAAACTCAAGAAACTGGGTCGGGCACATAAAGCCGAAGAGGCTTCCAAAGCACTTTTTCGCGCACAAAAAGCGGGTTTTGAACATCTTTCGCTTGACCTTATCTACGGGGTTGAAAATGACACCCAAGCCCTGTTGGAACATGATCTGAACGAGGCGTTCAGACTCCCCATCGATCATCTCAGTGCCTATGCCCTCACTATTGAAGAGGGAACCCCTTTTGCCTCCACACCTGATGTTGCCAACGAAAAACTGGCCCTGACAGAGTGGTTTTTACAGCGCATCAAGGAGCGGTTTGCCACCTATGAGATATCCAACTTCGGAAACTATCATTCAAAACACAACCTGGGGTATTGGGAGTATAAGGACTATATAGGTCTTGGATCGGGTGCTGTCGGTTTTTTGAAAAACGAACGTTTCTATCCAAGCGGCAATGTCCAGGCCTACATTGACAATCCTCTTGATATCCAAAGCGAACTGCTGGGTAAAGAAGCTGTCAAAACCGAAAAAATATTTTTGGGCCTGCGTTCCATTGTCGGCGTTGACGAGGCCATACTTTCTGAAAAAGAGCAGGAAAAAGCCCGGCTGCTCGTCAAAGAGAAGAAGCTGAGCTACAGAGACGGGCATTTTTATAACGATGACTACCTCTTGAGCGATGAATTGGCCCTTTTTATTCAGCAGTAG
- a CDS encoding RNA pyrophosphohydrolase, whose amino-acid sequence MSNTKNYRPNVAAVIVSSNYPDEKRVFVAERSDISGMWQFPQGGIDIGETPEEALFRELEEEIGTAEIEVIGEYPEWVSYDFPKHVAKKMYPFCGQTQRYFLVRIKDETLINLETEHPEFKDHKYIEVESVLEMVAKFKKPVYEQVIEHFKKEGLL is encoded by the coding sequence ATGAGCAATACAAAGAATTATCGTCCAAATGTAGCAGCCGTCATTGTCTCATCGAACTACCCTGATGAGAAGAGAGTCTTTGTAGCCGAACGAAGTGATATTTCGGGGATGTGGCAGTTCCCTCAAGGCGGAATCGATATCGGGGAAACACCGGAAGAAGCCCTTTTCCGTGAACTTGAAGAAGAGATCGGTACGGCTGAGATCGAAGTGATCGGGGAGTATCCGGAGTGGGTCTCCTATGACTTTCCCAAGCATGTAGCTAAAAAGATGTATCCGTTCTGCGGACAGACACAGCGTTACTTTTTAGTACGTATTAAAGACGAGACACTGATCAATCTCGAAACGGAACATCCGGAATTTAAAGATCACAAATATATCGAAGTGGAGTCGGTTTTGGAGATGGTGGCAAAATTTAAAAAACCTGTCTATGAACAGGTGATCGAGCATTTCAAAAAAGAAGGGTTATTGTAA
- the queA gene encoding tRNA preQ1(34) S-adenosylmethionine ribosyltransferase-isomerase QueA: MQLDPLKTSSYNFTLPEELIATHPVEPRDHARLLVYDRASGTITHSRFDKLESFLPENCGIIFNDTKVIKARLYGTKSSGGKVELLINRPKEAYRVNAYIRGKVKPDTIIKFEEGFSARVLELFDDGSRDITFYLDDRTLRFEEVLPIIDKQGHIPLPPYMHRDDAKQDEEDYQSVFAKHEGAVAAPTASLHFTDEQFKRICKNHPHASVTLHVGAGTFKPVDSEIITDHPMHSEYYHISDEAESLFKSNTPLLCVGTTATRTIEYHARHPEKLDGEANLFLHPGNPPMRTDYLLTNFHLPQSTLIMLVASFVGVEKTLELYQEAIKKRYRFYSYGDAMLIL, translated from the coding sequence ATGCAGCTCGATCCGCTAAAGACAAGTAGCTACAACTTTACGCTCCCCGAGGAGCTGATCGCCACCCACCCGGTCGAACCGCGCGACCATGCACGGCTTTTGGTCTACGACCGTGCTAGCGGCACCATCACCCATTCACGTTTTGACAAGCTTGAAAGTTTTTTACCCGAGAACTGCGGCATCATCTTTAACGACACCAAGGTGATCAAAGCCCGTCTGTACGGTACAAAGAGCAGCGGCGGAAAGGTCGAACTGCTGATCAACCGTCCCAAAGAGGCCTACCGCGTCAATGCCTACATCCGCGGCAAGGTCAAGCCAGACACCATCATCAAGTTTGAAGAGGGTTTCAGTGCCAGAGTGCTTGAACTTTTTGACGACGGCAGCCGCGACATCACGTTCTACCTCGATGACAGAACCCTGCGCTTTGAAGAGGTACTGCCTATTATTGATAAACAGGGTCACATTCCTCTGCCGCCCTACATGCACCGCGACGATGCCAAGCAGGATGAAGAGGATTACCAGAGCGTCTTTGCCAAACATGAAGGCGCCGTCGCTGCCCCTACCGCCTCTCTTCACTTTACCGACGAGCAGTTCAAACGGATCTGCAAAAACCATCCGCACGCCTCCGTGACCCTGCATGTCGGTGCCGGTACGTTCAAACCGGTCGACAGCGAGATCATCACCGACCACCCGATGCACTCGGAATACTACCATATCTCTGACGAAGCGGAAAGCCTCTTCAAAAGCAATACGCCGCTGCTTTGCGTCGGTACGACCGCGACACGTACCATCGAGTACCACGCCCGCCATCCCGAAAAGCTTGACGGCGAAGCCAACCTCTTTTTACACCCCGGCAACCCGCCGATGCGTACCGACTACCTGCTGACAAACTTCCACCTTCCGCAATCCACGCTGATCATGCTGGTCGCATCGTTTGTCGGCGTGGAGAAGACGCTGGAACTCTACCAAGAGGCCATCAAAAAGCGCTACCGTTTCTACTCCTACGGGGATGCGATGCTGATTCTCTAA
- the folP gene encoding dihydropteroate synthase, which translates to MVIEQLSTDINIIDCLKKLGVDGGGVSIMASKAQIYLISIKALHVGAANILKQDALSIGADLAVPKGTVTASEKHVDTLLIATKKQLQLLSRKELAQPFGLKDLARQLQMILKAKKPDHCAVMGVLNANDDSFYAQSRFNAAEALQRIERMIDDGAEIIDIGGVSSRPGSEAVSAEEELARVKPVIDLLDGSALLEKARFSIDTYEPIVARYALERGFHIINDITGLENDALCEVIAEFGAQAVIMHMQGTPKTMQKNPQYDDLLDEIYRFFEARIAKAERFGIDDIVLDVGIGFGKSLQDNLKLITNLEHFLRLNRPLLVGASRKGMIDKIDPSAVSERLGGTLALHLAAAKNGAAIVRVHDVQEHAQALKVQKALIV; encoded by the coding sequence GTGGTTATTGAGCAACTTTCTACCGACATCAACATTATAGACTGTTTAAAAAAGCTTGGCGTTGACGGCGGCGGGGTGAGTATCATGGCCTCAAAGGCACAGATTTATCTTATCAGTATCAAAGCACTACACGTCGGTGCAGCCAATATTTTAAAACAGGATGCGCTCTCTATCGGTGCAGATCTGGCCGTGCCTAAAGGAACCGTCACCGCGTCGGAAAAGCATGTCGATACCCTGCTGATCGCGACAAAAAAACAGCTGCAGCTCTTAAGTCGTAAAGAGCTGGCCCAGCCTTTTGGACTCAAAGATCTGGCCCGCCAGCTTCAAATGATTCTGAAAGCTAAAAAACCCGATCACTGTGCCGTGATGGGCGTTCTCAATGCCAATGATGACAGCTTTTATGCGCAAAGCCGTTTTAATGCAGCGGAAGCCTTGCAGCGGATTGAAAGGATGATCGATGACGGAGCCGAGATTATCGACATCGGCGGGGTCTCTTCCCGTCCTGGTTCCGAAGCGGTCAGTGCCGAAGAGGAGCTGGCACGCGTCAAACCCGTTATTGACCTTTTGGATGGTTCTGCTTTGCTTGAGAAAGCAAGGTTCAGTATCGACACCTACGAGCCCATTGTAGCGCGTTATGCACTGGAACGCGGATTTCATATTATCAATGACATAACCGGGCTAGAGAACGACGCACTTTGTGAAGTGATAGCGGAATTCGGCGCGCAGGCGGTTATTATGCATATGCAGGGTACGCCGAAGACAATGCAGAAGAACCCGCAGTATGACGATCTTCTGGATGAGATCTACCGGTTTTTCGAAGCGCGCATCGCCAAGGCTGAACGTTTCGGTATCGACGATATCGTGCTTGATGTCGGGATTGGATTCGGAAAAAGCCTGCAGGACAATCTTAAGCTGATCACGAATTTGGAACATTTCCTGCGATTAAATAGACCGCTTTTGGTTGGCGCCAGCCGCAAAGGTATGATCGACAAGATCGATCCATCCGCCGTTAGCGAACGTCTTGGGGGTACTTTGGCACTTCATCTGGCTGCTGCAAAAAACGGGGCAGCGATCGTAAGAGTGCATGATGTGCAAGAACATGCACAAGCGCTCAAAGTGCAGAAGGCCCTTATCGTCTAG
- the tatC gene encoding twin-arginine translocase subunit TatC, with protein sequence MFDDLKPHLFELRKRLAISAISVVIAFFVMFYFHEFLLEWMIQPLNDALAEVGKKSLHAAEGMVTTNQVGGAFFVALKVAFFSGLLAALPIILSQIWLFVAPGLYANEKKMLLPFIFGGTIMFGVGVAFAYYVVTPFGFDFLITFGSFKFTPLINIEDYVGFFTKIMFGFGIAFELPVFAYFLGLLGLVDDRQMIGFFKYAVVIIFIVAALLTPPDVLTQLLMAVPLILLYGVSILLVKLVNPAEPEEENEESDEDGVAILKDALGIEDDNAARSAKDK encoded by the coding sequence ATGTTTGACGATCTGAAACCCCACCTTTTTGAACTGCGCAAACGTCTTGCGATCTCCGCCATCAGCGTCGTCATCGCCTTTTTCGTGATGTTCTATTTTCATGAGTTCCTTTTGGAATGGATGATCCAGCCGCTCAACGACGCCTTGGCCGAAGTCGGGAAGAAATCGCTCCATGCGGCCGAAGGGATGGTCACGACCAACCAGGTCGGCGGAGCCTTCTTTGTCGCACTCAAAGTCGCTTTCTTCTCCGGCCTCCTGGCTGCGCTGCCGATCATCCTCTCGCAGATATGGCTTTTTGTCGCACCGGGACTCTACGCCAACGAGAAGAAGATGCTGCTGCCGTTTATCTTCGGCGGAACGATCATGTTCGGCGTCGGCGTCGCCTTCGCCTATTATGTAGTGACCCCTTTTGGTTTCGACTTCCTGATCACCTTCGGTAGTTTCAAATTCACCCCGTTGATCAATATTGAAGATTACGTCGGTTTCTTTACCAAGATCATGTTCGGTTTCGGAATCGCCTTCGAGCTTCCTGTCTTCGCTTATTTTCTGGGGCTGCTAGGGTTGGTAGACGACCGACAGATGATCGGCTTTTTCAAATATGCCGTCGTTATCATCTTTATCGTTGCGGCGCTTCTGACCCCGCCGGATGTCCTTACACAGCTGCTGATGGCGGTACCCCTTATTCTGCTTTACGGCGTGTCGATCCTGCTGGTCAAGCTGGTCAATCCTGCCGAACCTGAAGAAGAGAATGAAGAGAGCGATGAAGACGGTGTCGCCATATTAAAAGATGCTCTGGGCATTGAAGACGACAATGCAGCTCGATCCGCTAAAGACAAGTAG
- a CDS encoding aspartate kinase, with amino-acid sequence MVIVQKFGGTSVGDLDRIQNVANRVAKTVKEGHQVVVVVSAMSGETNKLVGYAEHFSANPQREEVDMLLSSGERVTAALLSIALNEMGFDATSMTGRRAGIVTDAVHTKARIERIDPMPMTEALAEGRIIVVAGFQGVNEAGQVTTLGRGGSDLSAVAIAGAIGADLCEIYTDVDGIYTTDPRIEPSAKKLDKISYDEMLELASLGAKVLQNRSVELAKKLNVNLVTRSSFSDAEGTLITKEENIMEKPLVSGIALDRNQARVALDGVVNRPGIASDIFGALAKNNVNIDMIIQTSGHDGSTSMDFTVPQNEINDAKKVVEEFLANKEVTDATYDEGICKVSIVGVGMKSHTGVAAKAFATMAAENINIQMISTSEIKVSMVIDDKYAELAVRSLHNAYELDK; translated from the coding sequence ATGGTCATAGTACAAAAGTTTGGTGGAACCAGTGTCGGCGATCTTGACCGTATTCAGAATGTGGCTAATCGTGTAGCGAAAACGGTTAAAGAAGGGCATCAGGTCGTTGTCGTTGTCTCGGCAATGAGCGGGGAGACCAATAAACTGGTGGGTTATGCTGAACATTTCAGTGCCAACCCTCAGCGCGAGGAAGTGGATATGCTGCTCAGTTCAGGAGAACGCGTGACAGCGGCACTCCTCTCCATCGCGCTCAATGAGATGGGGTTTGATGCGACCTCTATGACAGGGCGCCGTGCCGGTATTGTCACGGACGCTGTTCATACCAAAGCGCGTATCGAACGTATTGACCCGATGCCGATGACAGAGGCTCTGGCTGAAGGCAGGATCATTGTCGTGGCCGGTTTCCAAGGTGTTAATGAAGCGGGGCAGGTAACAACACTGGGCCGTGGCGGTTCCGACCTCTCGGCCGTGGCGATTGCCGGTGCGATCGGCGCTGACCTTTGTGAGATTTATACGGATGTCGATGGGATATATACAACCGACCCGCGTATTGAGCCATCAGCCAAGAAGCTGGATAAGATCTCATACGACGAGATGTTGGAACTCGCTTCACTCGGTGCAAAGGTCTTGCAGAACCGTTCAGTCGAACTGGCAAAAAAACTTAATGTCAATCTTGTTACCCGTTCAAGCTTCTCGGATGCAGAGGGGACACTTATTACAAAGGAAGAAAATATTATGGAAAAACCACTAGTAAGCGGTATCGCACTCGACCGTAATCAAGCCCGTGTCGCTCTTGACGGTGTCGTAAACCGCCCCGGTATCGCTTCTGATATCTTTGGTGCTTTGGCAAAAAATAATGTCAATATCGATATGATCATTCAGACATCGGGACATGACGGTTCAACCAGTATGGACTTTACCGTGCCGCAGAACGAGATCAATGATGCAAAAAAAGTGGTTGAAGAGTTCCTTGCCAATAAAGAGGTTACCGACGCTACGTATGATGAGGGTATCTGTAAGGTCTCAATTGTCGGTGTCGGCATGAAATCACATACTGGCGTAGCTGCAAAAGCCTTCGCGACAATGGCAGCAGAGAACATCAACATCCAGATGATCTCGACATCCGAGATCAAGGTCTCTATGGTCATTGATGATAAATATGCAGAGTTGGCGGTACGTTCGCTGCACAATGCTTACGAGTTAGATAAGTAA
- the tatB gene encoding Sec-independent protein translocase protein TatB has protein sequence MFGMGFAEILIIGVIAILFLGPDKLPETMIQIAKFFRSVKTTVASAKSSIEEELHLADIKEEANSYKRQLTEASAELERMTDVEGIKGEMRELKKETRVDLDETEKKAPAAPAQPEVVTFAKKPKKETPPQSSDSETKPSENA, from the coding sequence ATGTTTGGTATGGGCTTTGCCGAAATTTTGATCATTGGGGTGATCGCCATCCTCTTTCTTGGTCCCGATAAACTTCCTGAGACGATGATTCAGATCGCCAAGTTTTTCAGATCTGTCAAGACGACCGTTGCTTCTGCCAAAAGCTCTATTGAAGAAGAGCTGCACCTCGCAGATATAAAAGAAGAGGCTAACAGCTACAAAAGACAGCTCACCGAAGCCAGTGCCGAACTCGAACGCATGACCGATGTGGAGGGAATCAAAGGCGAGATGCGCGAACTCAAAAAAGAGACCCGGGTCGATCTGGACGAGACGGAGAAAAAAGCACCTGCGGCACCGGCTCAGCCGGAGGTGGTCACCTTTGCAAAGAAACCTAAAAAAGAGACACCGCCGCAAAGCAGCGACAGTGAAACAAAACCGAGTGAGAATGCCTGA
- a CDS encoding DNA-processing protein DprA yields the protein MTQRLPLEYREHFSAMKKEPKEIFFRGNLELLKRPKISIVGTRRPSQYTQHMTVDIARKLSQAGVVIVSGAAMGVDAQAHFGAGAENTIAVMGNGLNIYYPATNRELIRGIEKEGLALSMYPDDTLAAYWSFVARNEMVVALGDVLIVSEADRNSGSMRSVEYAKKMGKKIYTISHRTGESEGSMDLVKQGEAAIIYDIDKFVAQYGQVKAVENDPFLAFCLKNPSYEAVFRTYGEKVSQYELDGKIAVVNGQIRLI from the coding sequence ACGCAAAGATTGCCTCTGGAGTATAGGGAACATTTTTCGGCGATGAAAAAAGAGCCGAAAGAGATCTTCTTCCGGGGCAATCTAGAGCTGTTGAAACGGCCGAAGATCAGCATTGTCGGTACACGCCGTCCTTCTCAATACACACAGCATATGACGGTGGATATAGCACGAAAACTTTCCCAGGCGGGGGTTGTCATTGTTAGTGGAGCGGCGATGGGTGTGGATGCCCAGGCCCATTTCGGTGCCGGTGCCGAGAATACAATCGCCGTCATGGGCAACGGGCTCAACATATACTATCCGGCCACCAACAGAGAACTTATCAGAGGTATAGAAAAAGAGGGGCTCGCGCTCAGCATGTACCCGGATGATACCTTGGCCGCGTATTGGAGTTTTGTAGCACGCAATGAGATGGTTGTAGCGCTCGGCGATGTGCTCATCGTTTCCGAAGCCGACCGTAACAGCGGTTCGATGCGCAGTGTCGAGTATGCCAAAAAGATGGGTAAAAAGATCTATACCATTTCGCACCGTACGGGAGAGAGCGAGGGGAGTATGGACCTGGTCAAGCAGGGTGAAGCCGCGATCATCTACGATATCGATAAATTTGTCGCGCAATACGGGCAGGTAAAAGCAGTCGAAAACGATCCGTTTCTGGCTTTTTGTCTTAAAAACCCCTCTTATGAAGCGGTGTTCAGAACGTATGGTGAGAAAGTCTCACAGTATGAGCTAGATGGAAAAATCGCTGTTGTAAATGGACAGATCAGGCTGATCTAG
- a CDS encoding tetratricopeptide repeat protein, with the protein MSVNYYNAGMNAFESGNYKEAFDFLIQDDQDPRCAFALGVLYYNGQGVERNFKLSTKYYTIAADAGIVPAQVSAGFAYANAMGVPEDFDKAVHYLKKAAAVGEAAAQVTLAEIYAKGYEGGSIKEAAELIRNVLAQAPNSEEAQDVYSRYQLHLY; encoded by the coding sequence ATGTCAGTCAATTATTATAATGCAGGAATGAATGCCTTTGAGTCAGGTAACTACAAAGAGGCCTTTGACTTTTTGATCCAGGATGACCAGGATCCACGCTGCGCATTTGCATTGGGTGTTCTCTACTACAACGGGCAAGGGGTCGAACGCAACTTTAAACTGTCAACCAAGTACTACACTATCGCTGCCGATGCCGGTATTGTCCCGGCCCAGGTGAGTGCCGGTTTTGCCTATGCCAATGCGATGGGTGTTCCTGAGGATTTTGACAAGGCTGTTCACTATCTGAAAAAGGCTGCTGCAGTCGGCGAAGCGGCTGCGCAAGTAACCTTGGCAGAGATCTATGCAAAAGGCTATGAAGGCGGGTCCATCAAAGAAGCGGCTGAACTGATTCGCAATGTCCTGGCACAGGCACCCAACTCGGAAGAAGCGCAGGACGTCTATTCACGTTATCAACTGCACCTCTACTAG
- a CDS encoding diguanylate cyclase: protein MNNLRILIVDDDKITTDILSSMLNDESREIVICHGAKEALAAFQTSSFDIILSDINMPEMNGLEMIREIRKSNKSVKIAIFTNFDNKQYMLDAITFGVNQFFSKPFQKEHLLNVIDNLTREIVDKRKTEAALNRQQNILHAIKEMSEKFLQHDDWNETLYEQMKLLKDAAEASSIFIYRNQNIKNPVVAERYLSINDNYEAFTPNLLHYQELRLLKWKKALSGGGYVNGTIKSLNAKEQMMLRSCKVETLLMLPVFADGEWWGFLGIGHDRELLFDLSNLEMLETVARIIGSAINNQQNLREHEIKSAMFEYTVDGIVITDAENRIININNAFSDITGFTREEVVGKNPTILKSSAHDRSFYQSMWEKIQHEGYWQGEIKNRRKNDELYIEWLSITCIKDKKGNVQNYMGIFSDVTAHRKSQLEYAHLATHDALTGLANRLLLDDRLTQAINHAKRFDKNVAVIFCDLDNFKPINDVYGHTVGDLALKRCSDYFTSIVRAEDTVCRYGGDEFVIILGDIDKFSDTTAAIEKILNIADAPFSINGDLITLEMSAGISFYPQDALDAKDLIDKADEAMYSAKRNGKNAINYYGRKPLFLDQPDLSIYNSDFSI, encoded by the coding sequence ATGAACAACCTGCGTATATTGATCGTTGACGATGACAAGATAACCACGGATATACTGTCAAGTATGCTCAATGACGAAAGCCGCGAAATTGTCATCTGCCATGGCGCCAAAGAGGCGTTGGCGGCCTTTCAAACGAGCTCTTTCGATATCATCCTCTCCGACATCAATATGCCGGAGATGAACGGCCTGGAGATGATCAGGGAGATCCGTAAGAGCAATAAGAGTGTAAAGATCGCCATTTTTACCAATTTTGACAACAAGCAGTATATGCTTGATGCGATCACCTTCGGTGTCAACCAGTTCTTTTCAAAGCCCTTTCAAAAAGAGCACTTACTCAATGTCATCGACAACCTTACCCGCGAGATCGTCGACAAACGCAAGACAGAGGCCGCGCTCAATCGGCAGCAGAACATTCTTCATGCTATCAAGGAGATGTCGGAAAAATTCCTGCAGCATGATGACTGGAACGAAACGCTCTATGAACAGATGAAACTGCTCAAGGATGCCGCTGAAGCCTCCTCCATCTTCATCTACAGAAACCAGAACATCAAAAATCCTGTTGTCGCTGAGCGTTATCTCTCGATCAATGACAATTATGAGGCCTTTACACCGAATCTTCTGCACTACCAAGAGCTTCGTCTTCTGAAATGGAAAAAGGCGCTCTCCGGTGGCGGGTATGTCAACGGCACCATCAAAAGTTTAAATGCAAAAGAACAGATGATGCTGCGCTCCTGCAAAGTCGAGACCCTCTTGATGCTGCCGGTCTTTGCCGACGGCGAATGGTGGGGTTTTCTGGGAATCGGCCATGACAGAGAGCTCCTCTTCGACCTTTCCAATCTAGAGATGCTGGAGACAGTTGCACGCATTATCGGCTCAGCAATCAACAATCAGCAAAACCTGCGCGAACATGAGATCAAAAGTGCCATGTTTGAGTACACTGTTGACGGTATCGTCATCACCGATGCCGAGAACCGCATCATTAATATCAACAACGCCTTCAGCGACATTACCGGTTTTACCAGAGAGGAGGTTGTTGGAAAAAATCCCACGATCTTGAAGTCCTCTGCCCATGACAGAAGTTTCTATCAGTCGATGTGGGAGAAGATACAACACGAAGGCTACTGGCAGGGAGAGATCAAGAACCGCCGCAAAAACGACGAACTTTATATCGAATGGTTGAGTATTACCTGCATCAAGGACAAAAAAGGGAATGTGCAGAACTATATGGGTATCTTCTCCGATGTCACGGCACACCGTAAGAGTCAACTTGAATATGCCCATCTAGCCACCCACGATGCGCTGACAGGACTGGCCAACCGTCTCTTGCTTGACGACCGTCTTACGCAGGCGATCAACCATGCCAAACGCTTCGACAAAAATGTGGCCGTCATATTCTGCGATCTCGACAACTTTAAACCGATCAATGATGTTTACGGCCACACCGTCGGTGATTTGGCACTCAAGCGATGCAGTGACTATTTCACCTCAATAGTGCGGGCGGAGGATACCGTCTGTCGCTACGGCGGCGACGAGTTCGTTATCATCCTCGGCGACATCGACAAGTTTAGCGATACCACTGCTGCTATAGAAAAGATATTGAATATTGCGGATGCGCCATTCTCGATAAACGGCGATCTGATAACACTGGAGATGAGCGCGGGTATCAGCTTCTATCCGCAGGATGCTCTCGACGCGAAAGATCTGATAGATAAAGCCGATGAGGCGATGTACAGTGCCAAAAGAAACGGCAAGAATGCCATTAATTACTACGGCCGGAAACCTCTGTTTCTAGATCAGCCTGATCTGTCCATTTACAACAGCGATTTTTCCATCTAG
- a CDS encoding HobA family DNA replication regulator translates to MQAFIKWTLDSIRDEGAMLSWLEESRFEWTATTAQALKQIIAGKSIVLVTDENRQWFGNYIIHAINKASTDRPMISLVRIESLLPNYSTVNGEMLDMLDDMLSLSYKDEYFFWYIGRGNDKASDLPKSHDRSFLWLMDEDYQNAFTMRSYDPLLDIKLLQLYRQFDKALNAVLFGEVTIDD, encoded by the coding sequence GTGCAGGCCTTCATCAAATGGACACTTGACAGCATACGAGACGAGGGCGCAATGCTCTCGTGGCTGGAAGAGTCCCGTTTTGAATGGACGGCTACTACCGCACAGGCCCTCAAACAGATCATTGCGGGTAAAAGTATTGTGTTAGTGACGGATGAAAACCGTCAATGGTTTGGCAATTACATCATCCATGCGATCAACAAGGCCTCCACCGACAGACCGATGATCTCATTGGTACGCATTGAAAGTCTTCTCCCCAACTACAGTACGGTCAACGGTGAAATGCTTGATATGCTTGACGATATGTTAAGTCTCTCCTATAAAGATGAATACTTTTTCTGGTATATCGGACGAGGCAACGATAAGGCTTCTGATCTGCCGAAAAGCCATGATCGAAGCTTTTTGTGGTTGATGGATGAGGATTATCAAAACGCTTTTACTATGCGATCCTATGACCCGCTGCTTGACATCAAACTTCTTCAGCTCTATCGGCAGTTTGACAAAGCGCTTAACGCGGTGCTATTCGGAGAGGTCACTATCGATGATTGA